Proteins encoded together in one Festucalex cinctus isolate MCC-2025b chromosome 8, RoL_Fcin_1.0, whole genome shotgun sequence window:
- the dlgap4b gene encoding disks large-associated protein 4 isoform X5 has protein sequence MKGLGTSHTRHLSDSCDPSSGHLEALYPQKTSTMPRSPYLLSPTMDQYGTMDPHLYPSANPGSLPPECLLPLNNQLSNSSTFPRIHYNSYDPSDFSPPVEGIGGMRTGTLGASISMGMGSGMGMAELSGRTSMITSGSATISHHMTKNQVPHSLLEFEKQLPGGRDGFSTLQFHRTSAVAAGKQRTDSPGRIRYMLHSVQKLFAKSQSLESHHMKGNINGRSTGSGGGSSGTDDGGKHNRRAKSKDRGTKSEATAKRRPRSNMSGYWSSDDLDGSDISSFHNTMTMMTVGRPTGHESQGGQNKYIHSGYNTISSSKSSNNMKYQTLAAPMSGGGNGLGGPGNVLMNDSDYLKGGSWSALTMGQPRQVIQKGSATLDRSLLKSRSCQQELTCNYLQVGRRGDWSSSLGRSGGANEIPCRRMRSGSYVKAMADIEDSEDSEGSPKPSPKTAARRQSYLRATQHSLSDQLPPRNCLPSLRELANNRSLDNLDCIGGTGSPVPHWDDDNFSHACSTLGRRSCMGQLRDLDLSHHYEDRSSDSTFRDSRSHSQDNPEPPELPMPTCFRSRSHSYLRAIQAGCSQDDDVTSIDSGSLPPTDTMVRTYGTSTVSCITTSKKAAPPPVPPRTTSKPFISVTVQSSTESAQDNYLEHQDQRSEVNSQSSHAHSNSSDSLDSTRANSLARGIPRPPHIIPTPIAIPREPLVPTTANASTETSDSSLVLHESMKSGLSNSADEALVVPVPRRKLSSIGIQVDCIQEVPREESPPLAKFQSIGVQVEDGWQPGRPPSMASKQDTDSDKQDISVVPHISQAKPTEKKVMVSSASQSLSSPPEQDSLDNGDTTGDASSPPPPRQFLNRSTTRSSSSSFSESLDPALDPSSLPPPDPWLESGNGSSSIAPQSVSGGGTLCRRDGHWFLKLLQAETGRMEGWCQQMDQETNDNQLSEEVLGKVRSAVGSAQLLMSQKFQQFRGLCEQNLNVNANPRPTPQDLAGFWDLLQLSIEDISLKFDELYHLKSNDWQPAPPAADQSPPERKDEEKAPTPASRKAAKGRPSLGRERSTDSPSASSSAATEKQRQEVRRRLLAAKKAASFRQNSATESADSIEIYVPEAQTRL, from the exons ATGAAAGGGCTGGGGACCAGCCATACCAGACACCTGTCTGACTCCTGTGACCCTTCTTCTGGCCACCTAGAGGCTCTCTACCCTCAGAAGACTAGCACCATGCCACGGAGTCCTTACCTGCTGAGCCCGACAATGGACCAATACGGCACTATGGACCCCCATCTTTACCCATCAGCCAACCCAGGTTCCCTTCCACCAGAATGCCTGCTGCCCCTCAACAACCAGCTGTCAAACAGCAGCACCTTCCCCAGGATTCACTACAACTCCTACGATCCATCGGACTTCTCCCCACCTGTAGAAGGCATTGGTGGAATGAGAACTGGGACATTGGGAGCCTCCATATCTATGGGTATGGGATCAGGTATGGGCATGGCTGAGCTTAGTGGACGAACATCCATGATTACAAGCGGCTCGGCTACGATatcacatcacatgaccaagaaTCAGGTGCCACACAGTCTTCTGGAGTTTGAGAAGCAGCTACCTGGAGGTCGGGATGGCTTCAGCACCTTACAGTTCCATAGAACGTCGGCAGTAGCCGCAGGCAAACAGCGGACGGACAGTCCTGGTCGCATTCGTTACATGCTACACTCGGTGCAGAAGCTTTTTGCAAAGTCACAGTCACTGGAAAGCCACCACATGAAAGGAAACATCAACGGACGCTCAACAGGCAGCGGCGGAGGTTCGTCGGGCACTGACGACGGAGGGAAGCATAACCGCAGGGCCAAAAGTAAAGATCGCGGGACTAAATCGGAAGCAACCGCCAAGCGACGGCCACGCTCCAACATGTCAGGTTACTGGAGTTCCGATGATTTGGACGGCAGTGACATAAGCAGCTTCCACAACACCATGACGATGATGACTGTAGGACGCCCCACTGGCCATGAGAGTCAGGGAGGCCAGAACAAATACATCCATAGCGGCTACAACACCATCAGCTCGTCGAAAAGCAGCAATAACATGAAGTACCAGACACTTGCTGCGCCTATGAGTGGAGGAGGAAATGGACTTGGAGGACCAGGGAATGTGCTCATGAATGATAGCGACTATCTGAAAGGCGGGTCCTGGTCCGCACTGACTATGGGTCAGCCAAGGCAAGTGATCCAGAAGGGCTCAGCCACTCTTGACAGATCTTTGCTCAAGTCCAGGTCATGCCAACAAGAACTGACCTGCAACTACCTGCAGGTTGGTCGAAGG GGGGATTGGAGCAGCTCATTAGGCCGCAGCGGGGGTGCCAATGAAATTCCATGTCGGCGCATGCGAAGCGGAAGCTACGTGAAAGCCATGGCAGATATAGAGGACAGCGAAGACTCGGAGGGgagccccaaaccctcgccaaAGACTGCCGCTCGCCGCCAGAGCTACCTCAGGGCCACACAGCATTCTCTGAGTGACCAGCTACCCCCACGCAA CTGTCTTCCGTCTCTCAGAGAGCTCGCCAATAACCGCAGCCTGGACAACCTTGATTGCATTGGGGGTACAGGCTCACCTGTGCCACACTGGGATGATGATAACTTCAGCCATGCCTGCAGCACATTGGGCAGGCGGAGCTGCATGGGACAG CTCCGGGACCTGGACCTGAGTCATCATTACGAGGACCGTAGCTCCGACTCCACGTTCCGAGATTCCCGTTCCCATTCTCAGGACAACCCAGAGCCTCCAGAATTGCCCATGCCCACTTGCTTCCGCTCGCGCAGCCACAGCTACCTGAGGGCCATCCAGGCGGGCTGCTCTCAAGATGACGACGTGACTTCCATTGACTCAGGCTCGCTCCCACCAACTGACACCATGGTTCGCACCTACGGCACCAGCACTG TCTCATGCATCACCACCTCTAAGAAGGCCGCTCCGCCACCCGTGCCGCCACGCACCACCTCCAAACCCTTCATCTCTGTGACGGTGCAGAGCAGCACCGAGTCGGCCCAAGACAATTACCTGGAGCATCAGGACCAAAGGTCAGAGGTCAACAGCCAGTCCAGCCACGCGCACAGCAACTCGTCCGACAGCCTTGACAGCACTCGCGCCAACAGCCTGGCCCGGGGAATACCTCGCCCTCCGCACATCATCCCCACGCCCATCGCCATCCCCAGAGAGCCGCTCGTCCCCACCACGGCCAACGCTTCCACGGAAACAAGCGACTCAAGTTTAGTGCTGCATGAGTCGATGAAGTCAGGATTGAGTAACTCTGCGGACGAGGCTCTTGTGGTCCCAGTGCCCAGACGGAAACTCTCTTCAATCGGCATCCAG GTTGACTGTATACAAGAAGTTCCACGAGAGGAGAGCCCGCCACTGGCCAAGTTTCAGTCCATTGGAGTACAGGTGGAGGACGGGTGGCA GCCCGGTCGCCCGCCTAGCATGGCCTCCAAACAGGACACAGACTCAGATAAGCAGGACATCTCCGTGGTTCCCCACATTAGTCAGGCCAAACCCACTGAAAAGAAAGTCATGGTCAGTAGTGCCAGCCAATCATTGAGCTCCCCTCCTGAACAGGACTCCTTAGACAACGGCGACACGACTGGTGACGCTTCCTCCCCTCCACCTCCCAGGCAGTTCCTCAACCGCTCAACTACACGAAGTAGCTCTTCCTCATTCTCAGAAAGTCTCGACCCGGCCCTGGATCCCTCATCATTACCGCCCCCGGATCCCTGGCTAGAGAGCGGCAATGGGAGTAGCAGCATTGCGCCCCAGAGTGTTAGTGGAGGGGGCACATTGTGCCGGAGAGACGGGCACTGGttcctgaagctgctgcaggCTGAAACGGGACGCATGGAAGGGTGGTGCCAGCAGATGGATCAGGAGACCAACGATAACCAACTCTCAGAGGAGG TGTTGGGTAAGGTCCGCAGCGCAGTGGGAAGTGCCCAGCTCTTAATGTCCCAGAAGTTCCAGCAGTTCCGGGGACTGTGTGAACAAAACTTG AATGTGAACGCCAATCCGCGGCCCACACCGCAGGACCTGGCTGGTTTCTGGGACCTGCTGCAGCTCTCCATCGAGGACATCAGCCTCAAGTTTGACGAGCTCTACCATCTCAAGTCCAATGACTGGCAGCCTGCGCCGCCTGCGGCTGACCAGTCGCCCCCTGAGCGGAAG GACGAGGAGAAGGCGCCCACTCCAGCGTCAAGGAAAGCCGCTAAAGGACGCCCGTCACTGGGCCGTGAGAGGAGCACCGACTCCCCTTCCGCCTCTTCTTCGGCTGCAACGGAGAAGCAGAGGCAAGAGGTCCGCAGGCGTCTGTTGGCCGCGAAGAAGGCCGCCTCTTTCCGCCAGAACTCTGCCACCGAGAGCGCGGACAGCATTGAAATCTACGTTCCAGAAGCACAGACACGCCTTTGa
- the dlgap4b gene encoding disks large-associated protein 4 isoform X2, whose product MKGLGTSHTRHLSDSCDPSSGHLEALYPQKTSTMPRSPYLLSPTMDQYGTMDPHLYPSANPGSLPPECLLPLNNQLSNSSTFPRIHYNSYDPSDFSPPVEGIGGMRTGTLGASISMGMGSGMGMAELSGRTSMITSGSATISHHMTKNQVPHSLLEFEKQLPGGRDGFSTLQFHRTSAVAAGKQRTDSPGRIRYMLHSVQKLFAKSQSLESHHMKGNINGRSTGSGGGSSGTDDGGKHNRRAKSKDRGTKSEATAKRRPRSNMSGYWSSDDLDGSDISSFHNTMTMMTVGRPTGHESQGGQNKYIHSGYNTISSSKSSNNMKYQTLAAPMSGGGNGLGGPGNVLMNDSDYLKGGSWSALTMGQPRQVIQKGSATLDRSLLKSRSCQQELTCNYLQVGRRGDWSSSLGRSGGANEIPCRRMRSGSYVKAMADIEDSEDSEGSPKPSPKTAARRQSYLRATQHSLSDQLPPRNCLPSLRELANNRSLDNLDCIGGTGSPVPHWDDDNFSHACSTLGRRSCMGQLRDLDLSHHYEDRSSDSTFRDSRSHSQDNPEPPELPMPTCFRSRSHSYLRAIQAGCSQDDDVTSIDSGSLPPTDTMVRTYGTSTDGLSTQWKTWKEQFGSYLIATGLDKAPKEKQLAIFLQRLGTDRPRIIPSHTVSCITTSKKAAPPPVPPRTTSKPFISVTVQSSTESAQDNYLEHQDQRSEVNSQSSHAHSNSSDSLDSTRANSLARGIPRPPHIIPTPIAIPREPLVPTTANASTETSDSSLVLHESMKSGLSNSADEALVVPVPRRKLSSIGIQVDCIQEVPREESPPLAKFQSIGVQVEDGWQPGRPPSMASKQDTDSDKQDISVVPHISQAKPTEKKVMVSSASQSLSSPPEQDSLDNGDTTGDASSPPPPRQFLNRSTTRSSSSSFSESLDPALDPSSLPPPDPWLESGNGSSSIAPQSVSGGGTLCRRDGHWFLKLLQAETGRMEGWCQQMDQETNDNQLSEEVLGKVRSAVGSAQLLMSQKFQQFRGLCEQNLNVNANPRPTPQDLAGFWDLLQLSIEDISLKFDELYHLKSNDWQPAPPAADQSPPERKDEEKAPTPASRKAAKGRPSLGRERSTDSPSASSSAATEKQRQEVRRRLLAAKKAASFRQNSATESADSIEIYVPEAQTRL is encoded by the exons ATGAAAGGGCTGGGGACCAGCCATACCAGACACCTGTCTGACTCCTGTGACCCTTCTTCTGGCCACCTAGAGGCTCTCTACCCTCAGAAGACTAGCACCATGCCACGGAGTCCTTACCTGCTGAGCCCGACAATGGACCAATACGGCACTATGGACCCCCATCTTTACCCATCAGCCAACCCAGGTTCCCTTCCACCAGAATGCCTGCTGCCCCTCAACAACCAGCTGTCAAACAGCAGCACCTTCCCCAGGATTCACTACAACTCCTACGATCCATCGGACTTCTCCCCACCTGTAGAAGGCATTGGTGGAATGAGAACTGGGACATTGGGAGCCTCCATATCTATGGGTATGGGATCAGGTATGGGCATGGCTGAGCTTAGTGGACGAACATCCATGATTACAAGCGGCTCGGCTACGATatcacatcacatgaccaagaaTCAGGTGCCACACAGTCTTCTGGAGTTTGAGAAGCAGCTACCTGGAGGTCGGGATGGCTTCAGCACCTTACAGTTCCATAGAACGTCGGCAGTAGCCGCAGGCAAACAGCGGACGGACAGTCCTGGTCGCATTCGTTACATGCTACACTCGGTGCAGAAGCTTTTTGCAAAGTCACAGTCACTGGAAAGCCACCACATGAAAGGAAACATCAACGGACGCTCAACAGGCAGCGGCGGAGGTTCGTCGGGCACTGACGACGGAGGGAAGCATAACCGCAGGGCCAAAAGTAAAGATCGCGGGACTAAATCGGAAGCAACCGCCAAGCGACGGCCACGCTCCAACATGTCAGGTTACTGGAGTTCCGATGATTTGGACGGCAGTGACATAAGCAGCTTCCACAACACCATGACGATGATGACTGTAGGACGCCCCACTGGCCATGAGAGTCAGGGAGGCCAGAACAAATACATCCATAGCGGCTACAACACCATCAGCTCGTCGAAAAGCAGCAATAACATGAAGTACCAGACACTTGCTGCGCCTATGAGTGGAGGAGGAAATGGACTTGGAGGACCAGGGAATGTGCTCATGAATGATAGCGACTATCTGAAAGGCGGGTCCTGGTCCGCACTGACTATGGGTCAGCCAAGGCAAGTGATCCAGAAGGGCTCAGCCACTCTTGACAGATCTTTGCTCAAGTCCAGGTCATGCCAACAAGAACTGACCTGCAACTACCTGCAGGTTGGTCGAAGG GGGGATTGGAGCAGCTCATTAGGCCGCAGCGGGGGTGCCAATGAAATTCCATGTCGGCGCATGCGAAGCGGAAGCTACGTGAAAGCCATGGCAGATATAGAGGACAGCGAAGACTCGGAGGGgagccccaaaccctcgccaaAGACTGCCGCTCGCCGCCAGAGCTACCTCAGGGCCACACAGCATTCTCTGAGTGACCAGCTACCCCCACGCAA CTGTCTTCCGTCTCTCAGAGAGCTCGCCAATAACCGCAGCCTGGACAACCTTGATTGCATTGGGGGTACAGGCTCACCTGTGCCACACTGGGATGATGATAACTTCAGCCATGCCTGCAGCACATTGGGCAGGCGGAGCTGCATGGGACAG CTCCGGGACCTGGACCTGAGTCATCATTACGAGGACCGTAGCTCCGACTCCACGTTCCGAGATTCCCGTTCCCATTCTCAGGACAACCCAGAGCCTCCAGAATTGCCCATGCCCACTTGCTTCCGCTCGCGCAGCCACAGCTACCTGAGGGCCATCCAGGCGGGCTGCTCTCAAGATGACGACGTGACTTCCATTGACTCAGGCTCGCTCCCACCAACTGACACCATGGTTCGCACCTACGGCACCAGCACTG ACGGCCTTTCTACACAGTGGAAGACATGGAAAGAACAGTTTGGCTCTTACCTGATAGCCACTGGCTTGGACAAAGCTCCAAAGGAGAAACAACTTGCAATTTTTCTGCAACGTTTGGGGACAGACAGACCACGCATCATACCCTCACACACAG TCTCATGCATCACCACCTCTAAGAAGGCCGCTCCGCCACCCGTGCCGCCACGCACCACCTCCAAACCCTTCATCTCTGTGACGGTGCAGAGCAGCACCGAGTCGGCCCAAGACAATTACCTGGAGCATCAGGACCAAAGGTCAGAGGTCAACAGCCAGTCCAGCCACGCGCACAGCAACTCGTCCGACAGCCTTGACAGCACTCGCGCCAACAGCCTGGCCCGGGGAATACCTCGCCCTCCGCACATCATCCCCACGCCCATCGCCATCCCCAGAGAGCCGCTCGTCCCCACCACGGCCAACGCTTCCACGGAAACAAGCGACTCAAGTTTAGTGCTGCATGAGTCGATGAAGTCAGGATTGAGTAACTCTGCGGACGAGGCTCTTGTGGTCCCAGTGCCCAGACGGAAACTCTCTTCAATCGGCATCCAG GTTGACTGTATACAAGAAGTTCCACGAGAGGAGAGCCCGCCACTGGCCAAGTTTCAGTCCATTGGAGTACAGGTGGAGGACGGGTGGCA GCCCGGTCGCCCGCCTAGCATGGCCTCCAAACAGGACACAGACTCAGATAAGCAGGACATCTCCGTGGTTCCCCACATTAGTCAGGCCAAACCCACTGAAAAGAAAGTCATGGTCAGTAGTGCCAGCCAATCATTGAGCTCCCCTCCTGAACAGGACTCCTTAGACAACGGCGACACGACTGGTGACGCTTCCTCCCCTCCACCTCCCAGGCAGTTCCTCAACCGCTCAACTACACGAAGTAGCTCTTCCTCATTCTCAGAAAGTCTCGACCCGGCCCTGGATCCCTCATCATTACCGCCCCCGGATCCCTGGCTAGAGAGCGGCAATGGGAGTAGCAGCATTGCGCCCCAGAGTGTTAGTGGAGGGGGCACATTGTGCCGGAGAGACGGGCACTGGttcctgaagctgctgcaggCTGAAACGGGACGCATGGAAGGGTGGTGCCAGCAGATGGATCAGGAGACCAACGATAACCAACTCTCAGAGGAGG TGTTGGGTAAGGTCCGCAGCGCAGTGGGAAGTGCCCAGCTCTTAATGTCCCAGAAGTTCCAGCAGTTCCGGGGACTGTGTGAACAAAACTTG AATGTGAACGCCAATCCGCGGCCCACACCGCAGGACCTGGCTGGTTTCTGGGACCTGCTGCAGCTCTCCATCGAGGACATCAGCCTCAAGTTTGACGAGCTCTACCATCTCAAGTCCAATGACTGGCAGCCTGCGCCGCCTGCGGCTGACCAGTCGCCCCCTGAGCGGAAG GACGAGGAGAAGGCGCCCACTCCAGCGTCAAGGAAAGCCGCTAAAGGACGCCCGTCACTGGGCCGTGAGAGGAGCACCGACTCCCCTTCCGCCTCTTCTTCGGCTGCAACGGAGAAGCAGAGGCAAGAGGTCCGCAGGCGTCTGTTGGCCGCGAAGAAGGCCGCCTCTTTCCGCCAGAACTCTGCCACCGAGAGCGCGGACAGCATTGAAATCTACGTTCCAGAAGCACAGACACGCCTTTGa
- the dlgap4b gene encoding disks large-associated protein 4 isoform X3, with protein MKGLGTSHTRHLSDSCDPSSGHLEALYPQKTSTMPRSPYLLSPTMDQYGTMDPHLYPSANPGSLPPECLLPLNNQLSNSSTFPRIHYNSYDPSDFSPPVEGIGGMRTGTLGASISMGMGSGMGMAELSGRTSMITSGSATISHHMTKNQVPHSLLEFEKQLPGGRDGFSTLQFHRTSAVAAGKQRTDSPGRIRYMLHSVQKLFAKSQSLESHHMKGNINGRSTGSGGGSSGTDDGGKHNRRAKSKDRGTKSEATAKRRPRSNMSGYWSSDDLDGSDISSFHNTMTMMTVGRPTGHESQGGQNKYIHSGYNTISSSKSSNNMKYQTLAAPMSGGGNGLGGPGNVLMNDSDYLKGGSWSALTMGQPRQVIQKGSATLDRSLLKSRSCQQELTCNYLQVGRRGDWSSSLGRSGGANEIPCRRMRSGSYVKAMADIEDSEDSEGSPKPSPKTAARRQSYLRATQHSLSDQLPPRNRTLDYSSLQGELDALWSPIHSVSSLNQLGRSMSSCLPSLRELANNRSLDNLDCIGGTGSPVPHWDDDNFSHACSTLGRRSCMGQLRDLDLSHHYEDRSSDSTFRDSRSHSQDNPEPPELPMPTCFRSRSHSYLRAIQAGCSQDDDVTSIDSGSLPPTDTMVRTYGTSTVSCITTSKKAAPPPVPPRTTSKPFISVTVQSSTESAQDNYLEHQDQRSEVNSQSSHAHSNSSDSLDSTRANSLARGIPRPPHIIPTPIAIPREPLVPTTANASTETSDSSLVLHESMKSGLSNSADEALVVPVPRRKLSSIGIQVDCIQEVPREESPPLAKFQSIGVQVEDGWQPGRPPSMASKQDTDSDKQDISVVPHISQAKPTEKKVMVSSASQSLSSPPEQDSLDNGDTTGDASSPPPPRQFLNRSTTRSSSSSFSESLDPALDPSSLPPPDPWLESGNGSSSIAPQSVSGGGTLCRRDGHWFLKLLQAETGRMEGWCQQMDQETNDNQLSEEVLGKVRSAVGSAQLLMSQKFQQFRGLCEQNLNVNANPRPTPQDLAGFWDLLQLSIEDISLKFDELYHLKSNDWQPAPPAADQSPPERKDEEKAPTPASRKAAKGRPSLGRERSTDSPSASSSAATEKQRQEVRRRLLAAKKAASFRQNSATESADSIEIYVPEAQTRL; from the exons ATGAAAGGGCTGGGGACCAGCCATACCAGACACCTGTCTGACTCCTGTGACCCTTCTTCTGGCCACCTAGAGGCTCTCTACCCTCAGAAGACTAGCACCATGCCACGGAGTCCTTACCTGCTGAGCCCGACAATGGACCAATACGGCACTATGGACCCCCATCTTTACCCATCAGCCAACCCAGGTTCCCTTCCACCAGAATGCCTGCTGCCCCTCAACAACCAGCTGTCAAACAGCAGCACCTTCCCCAGGATTCACTACAACTCCTACGATCCATCGGACTTCTCCCCACCTGTAGAAGGCATTGGTGGAATGAGAACTGGGACATTGGGAGCCTCCATATCTATGGGTATGGGATCAGGTATGGGCATGGCTGAGCTTAGTGGACGAACATCCATGATTACAAGCGGCTCGGCTACGATatcacatcacatgaccaagaaTCAGGTGCCACACAGTCTTCTGGAGTTTGAGAAGCAGCTACCTGGAGGTCGGGATGGCTTCAGCACCTTACAGTTCCATAGAACGTCGGCAGTAGCCGCAGGCAAACAGCGGACGGACAGTCCTGGTCGCATTCGTTACATGCTACACTCGGTGCAGAAGCTTTTTGCAAAGTCACAGTCACTGGAAAGCCACCACATGAAAGGAAACATCAACGGACGCTCAACAGGCAGCGGCGGAGGTTCGTCGGGCACTGACGACGGAGGGAAGCATAACCGCAGGGCCAAAAGTAAAGATCGCGGGACTAAATCGGAAGCAACCGCCAAGCGACGGCCACGCTCCAACATGTCAGGTTACTGGAGTTCCGATGATTTGGACGGCAGTGACATAAGCAGCTTCCACAACACCATGACGATGATGACTGTAGGACGCCCCACTGGCCATGAGAGTCAGGGAGGCCAGAACAAATACATCCATAGCGGCTACAACACCATCAGCTCGTCGAAAAGCAGCAATAACATGAAGTACCAGACACTTGCTGCGCCTATGAGTGGAGGAGGAAATGGACTTGGAGGACCAGGGAATGTGCTCATGAATGATAGCGACTATCTGAAAGGCGGGTCCTGGTCCGCACTGACTATGGGTCAGCCAAGGCAAGTGATCCAGAAGGGCTCAGCCACTCTTGACAGATCTTTGCTCAAGTCCAGGTCATGCCAACAAGAACTGACCTGCAACTACCTGCAGGTTGGTCGAAGG GGGGATTGGAGCAGCTCATTAGGCCGCAGCGGGGGTGCCAATGAAATTCCATGTCGGCGCATGCGAAGCGGAAGCTACGTGAAAGCCATGGCAGATATAGAGGACAGCGAAGACTCGGAGGGgagccccaaaccctcgccaaAGACTGCCGCTCGCCGCCAGAGCTACCTCAGGGCCACACAGCATTCTCTGAGTGACCAGCTACCCCCACGCAA CAGAACCTTGGATTATTCCTCATTGCAAGGGGAGCTTGATGCCCTGTGGTCACCCATCCACAGCGTGTCCTCCCTCAACCAACTGGGCAGGTCAATGAGCAG CTGTCTTCCGTCTCTCAGAGAGCTCGCCAATAACCGCAGCCTGGACAACCTTGATTGCATTGGGGGTACAGGCTCACCTGTGCCACACTGGGATGATGATAACTTCAGCCATGCCTGCAGCACATTGGGCAGGCGGAGCTGCATGGGACAG CTCCGGGACCTGGACCTGAGTCATCATTACGAGGACCGTAGCTCCGACTCCACGTTCCGAGATTCCCGTTCCCATTCTCAGGACAACCCAGAGCCTCCAGAATTGCCCATGCCCACTTGCTTCCGCTCGCGCAGCCACAGCTACCTGAGGGCCATCCAGGCGGGCTGCTCTCAAGATGACGACGTGACTTCCATTGACTCAGGCTCGCTCCCACCAACTGACACCATGGTTCGCACCTACGGCACCAGCACTG TCTCATGCATCACCACCTCTAAGAAGGCCGCTCCGCCACCCGTGCCGCCACGCACCACCTCCAAACCCTTCATCTCTGTGACGGTGCAGAGCAGCACCGAGTCGGCCCAAGACAATTACCTGGAGCATCAGGACCAAAGGTCAGAGGTCAACAGCCAGTCCAGCCACGCGCACAGCAACTCGTCCGACAGCCTTGACAGCACTCGCGCCAACAGCCTGGCCCGGGGAATACCTCGCCCTCCGCACATCATCCCCACGCCCATCGCCATCCCCAGAGAGCCGCTCGTCCCCACCACGGCCAACGCTTCCACGGAAACAAGCGACTCAAGTTTAGTGCTGCATGAGTCGATGAAGTCAGGATTGAGTAACTCTGCGGACGAGGCTCTTGTGGTCCCAGTGCCCAGACGGAAACTCTCTTCAATCGGCATCCAG GTTGACTGTATACAAGAAGTTCCACGAGAGGAGAGCCCGCCACTGGCCAAGTTTCAGTCCATTGGAGTACAGGTGGAGGACGGGTGGCA GCCCGGTCGCCCGCCTAGCATGGCCTCCAAACAGGACACAGACTCAGATAAGCAGGACATCTCCGTGGTTCCCCACATTAGTCAGGCCAAACCCACTGAAAAGAAAGTCATGGTCAGTAGTGCCAGCCAATCATTGAGCTCCCCTCCTGAACAGGACTCCTTAGACAACGGCGACACGACTGGTGACGCTTCCTCCCCTCCACCTCCCAGGCAGTTCCTCAACCGCTCAACTACACGAAGTAGCTCTTCCTCATTCTCAGAAAGTCTCGACCCGGCCCTGGATCCCTCATCATTACCGCCCCCGGATCCCTGGCTAGAGAGCGGCAATGGGAGTAGCAGCATTGCGCCCCAGAGTGTTAGTGGAGGGGGCACATTGTGCCGGAGAGACGGGCACTGGttcctgaagctgctgcaggCTGAAACGGGACGCATGGAAGGGTGGTGCCAGCAGATGGATCAGGAGACCAACGATAACCAACTCTCAGAGGAGG TGTTGGGTAAGGTCCGCAGCGCAGTGGGAAGTGCCCAGCTCTTAATGTCCCAGAAGTTCCAGCAGTTCCGGGGACTGTGTGAACAAAACTTG AATGTGAACGCCAATCCGCGGCCCACACCGCAGGACCTGGCTGGTTTCTGGGACCTGCTGCAGCTCTCCATCGAGGACATCAGCCTCAAGTTTGACGAGCTCTACCATCTCAAGTCCAATGACTGGCAGCCTGCGCCGCCTGCGGCTGACCAGTCGCCCCCTGAGCGGAAG GACGAGGAGAAGGCGCCCACTCCAGCGTCAAGGAAAGCCGCTAAAGGACGCCCGTCACTGGGCCGTGAGAGGAGCACCGACTCCCCTTCCGCCTCTTCTTCGGCTGCAACGGAGAAGCAGAGGCAAGAGGTCCGCAGGCGTCTGTTGGCCGCGAAGAAGGCCGCCTCTTTCCGCCAGAACTCTGCCACCGAGAGCGCGGACAGCATTGAAATCTACGTTCCAGAAGCACAGACACGCCTTTGa